The genome window TGCATGCGCGGTTTTCAGGTGCGCGGCGGCGCGGCCAGCGTGGGGCAGTACACCACCAGCGCGGTCGTGACGGGAATATTCCTCATCATCGTGGCCGACGCGGTCTTTACCGTGCTGTTCACGTATTTCGGATGACTCGATGACCGCGGCGGTCGAAACGACAAAAACCAACGGAATCGTCACGGGCGTGCTCGACCCTCCGCCGGGCAAGGCCGTCATTCAGGTCCGCGATCTGGTGGTGCGTTACGGGTCCGCGACGATTCTGAACGGCGTGACGTTTGACGTGTACGAAGGCGAAATCTTCGTCATTCTCGGCGGATCTGGCTGCGGGAAATCGACGCTGCTGCGGCAGATCATCGGGCTCGAACGGCCGTATTCGGGGCAGATCCTGATCGACGGCGAGGATCTTGCCCAGGCCGAAGGCGACGACCGCGAACGGATCCTGCGAAAGGTCGGCATCCTGTTTCAATCCGGCGCCTTGTTCGGCTCCATGACGCTCGCCCAGAACATCGCCCTGCCGCTGCGCGAATACACCGACCTATCGCCCGACGTGATCGATATCCTCGTGCGCATGAAGCTCGACATGGTGAATCTGCACGGCTTCGAGAACCATTTGCCCAACGAAATTTCGGGCGGCATGAAAAAACGCGCGGGACTCGCGCGCGCGATGGCACTCGATCCGAGGCTTCTGTTTTGCGACGAGCCGTCGGCGGGGCTCGATCCGATTTCGTCGGTCGAACTCGACAACATGCTCATGCAGCTTTCCAAGTCCCTGGGCATCACGATCGTGGTGGTCACGCACGAACTGGCGTCGATTTTCACCATCGCGCAACGCGTCATCATGCTCGACAAATCGGTCCGCAACATCATCGCGACGGGGACGCCGGAAGCCCTGCGCGACCATCACACGCACCCCTTCGTCCGCGACTTTTTCAATCGGCAGTCGCTGCACACCAAGGGTGCCTAGCACCGGGAGAAGCCGACGGCATGTCGACGGAAGCGCACAAATTCAAGGTGGGACTGTTCGTCATCGGCGGGACGCTGATCCTCGTCGGCGCGCTGATCTGGCTGGGAGCGTCGAAGTTCCTGTCCGAGACGCGGCTCTACGTCACGTATTTCGACGAGACGGTGCAGGGGCTCGAGGTCGGATCGCCGGTCAAGTTCATGGGCGTGGTCGTCGGCGCGGTGAAGGACATCAAGGTCGCACCCGACGGCCGCATGATCGAGGTCGTCATGGAGACCGACAAGACCATGCAGGCCGAGCCTGACATGCGCGCGCAGCTCGCCATGGCGGGTATTACGGGCATGAAATTCGTCGAGATCACCCGGGCGCCCGAGTCCGCACCCATCGCCATCGACTTCAAGCCGACGCACGAATACCTGCCGGCACGCGCGTCGTCGACCGCCGAGCTCTTCGCCGCGGTACAGAACGTCTACGAGAAAGTCATGGGCGTCGATTTCGAGGGGATCAGCGACGAGGTGAAGGGCAGCTTCATGTCCATTTCGGGCCGCATGAACGATCCCAAGATCGATCGGCTGCTCGAAGCCCTGGCGGGGACGGCCGAGCGGGTGCGGTATCTGGCCGAAAAGAAGGAAACCGAAAACTCGATCGACGAAATGGAGCAGGCGCTCGGACAGCTCCGGCTATTGGTCCAGAGCCTGACCAAGCAGATCGAAGCCGTGAATCTCGCGCAAACCTTCGAGGGCGTCGATCTGGCCGTATCGAATCTGAACAACATTATCGACCGCATGGACAACGAGATGGCCGCGGTGCTCATCAACCTGCGCCGCACCACCGACAACCTCGCGCGCATTACCGAAAAGATCAGCGAGGACCCGGCGCAGACTCTGCTTTCGGAGCCGCCGCCCGAACGCGTGGTGTCGCCCCGAGGACTCGCCGACGAGGAGAAACCCCAATGACCAGGCGCCCCGCGATCATTCCCGCCGTCGTTGCCGCGACCATCTTCGCGTTCGCGGCCGGCTGCTTCAACGTGACGCGCGACTACCAGGAAAAATTCTACTACCAGCTCGAATACAACCCGCCCGCCGTGTCGGGCCCGGCGTTCGACACTGTCGTGGTGCGTGTCGGATCGTTTCAGGTCGCGCCGTCGTACCAGTCCCAGAAAATCCTGTATTCGACGAGCAAGCGCAAACGCAAGCCGTACGAATACCACCTGTGGATCGTGAACCCGGGCGACATGATCGCCGATCTGCTCGTGCGGGACATGATCGAAGCGAAACAATACCGCGCCGTGGTCGACGTGCGCAGCTCGATCAATCCCGATTACGAGATCGAGGGCATCATCGACGAGATCTACGAGAAGGACGACAACGACACGTGGTTTTCGGTGCTCCAGATGCGCGTGATTCTCATGTCGCATCAGGGCGGGAAAAAGTCCGTGCTCTTCCAGCGCAACTACCGCGAATCGCATCAGGCCGAAACACACACGCCGGAGTCGGTGGTTACCGCGATGAGCGCGGCGACGAAGATTCTCTCGTCGAAGATTCAGGCGGACGTGAGTGCGGCTGTCGCCGACCACGAGGCGAAGAAAGCGTCCGAAGTCGCGGCGACGCCGTGACGGGCGCGCCTTAGTCGCGAGCCGACACGACGAACGCGATCGAGGCGTAACACGCGGCCCCCACGATCATCGTCGTGGTGATACCGAACGCGATGGAGATCATCACGGCGGCCGCGCTCGCGACCACGCCCGCCGCCCCGTTGACCGCCCACAGCCACGGTGTCGGGTCGTTCGCGGCGTCGAGCCCGCGACGCGCCCAGCGCATTCCCGCCGGAAACGCCTGACCCATCATCAGACCCGCCGGGGCGAGCACGGCGACGCACAGCGCGATCCGCCCGGGCAGTTCGAGCGCGCCGAAGTGCGCGGTGAGCCGGGGTAGCGCAAACGCCATCGCGATAAGATACGAAGCGATGACAAGCGCGAACGCGCGAATCCGCGCGGGCGTGCCGAGCACGAGCCGTTCGCTCGCGAAACTCCCGAGCCCCGTAAATAGAATGATCGAGAATAGCACCACCGCGAGCGAATAGACCGGGTGGCCGAGATAGACGGAGAGCTGCTGCAGGAACGCGATCTCGCTGAGCATGAAGGCGAGGCCGATGAGCGCGAAGTACGCGAGCGCCCGCGCGCCGGGCCGCGGCGAATCCGCGGGGGCGAAACGCGCGGGCAGGATGATCGTCGCCGCGGCAAGCGCCGCCGTGACGAAGAGGATGACAATGAGCGTGAGCGTGGCAATCAGATTTCCCGCGACCACGCCCGATGGGCGGCCCAAGTACGACACGATTTCCCACGGGCGCGACAAGCGCAGCAGGTTGAAGAAGAACGGGCGCGCGTCGGTGGGCGGCGTCAGGTCAAGCGGCGTGCCGCGTCCGTACGCCACGAGGTCGTCGTACGTCGGTTTCGACAGGATCGCGGCGAGCGTTTCGCTCGTCGTCTCCATTCCCGGGGCGAGCACGACCTCGAACCCCATGTCGGCGCAGGCCGCCGTGAAGCGTGCGATGTCGCGCGGCGCGAAGGGCTCGTTCGCAACCAGAATCGTGGCGACCTGCCCGTGCGCCGCGAGCAGAATGTTTTTTTCGGGATCGGCGACGCCGCGCGAAAGCAACGTCCCCGCCGCGAGCGACACGAGCCGCGCGGTTTCATCGAGCCGGTCCGGCGCGTACCAGCGCGACACGGTGAAGATGCCGCCGGGCGCGAGACGGTCGAGGAAGACGCGCCACGCCTCGATCGTGTAGATCGAATTCTCCGACAGGCTGTACGCGCCAGCGCCCGTAGCCGCCCACGTGTCGATCAGGCTCGCCTGAAGCACGTCGTATTGGCCGTCGTCGCGGGTGAAAAAGCTGCGCGCTTCGTCGGTCACGAGACGTACACCGGCGTGATCGGCTAGCCCGGCGAACTCGCGATACGGTCCGGTGAGCGCCTCGGTGAACGCGGGATTGAGTTCGACGCCCAGCACCTCGCGATGCCCGAGCGCCAGCGCCGCCATCACGTCGCGCCCGCCGCCCACGCCGATAATCGCGGCGCGCCCCTGCCGGACGTGGTGCGCGAGCGTCGTCACGTCATAGCGCAGGAAATCGACGATTTGCGGATCGCCGGCCATCTTGAAAATCGCCGTGCCCGCGAGGCCGTCGATGTTCATCATGACGAACTCGACCGGCGTCGTCGGCGTCTTCTCCGACGCCGCCCACATCACCATCTTCGGCGATTCGTTCCACGGCTTGTACGCGATGATGCGCGAGAAGCTGTTCCAGCGCTCGTAGGCGACCCAGTGGCGTTTTTCGGCCTGCCCCTTGACCATGATGGGATCGAGGCCGAACCGTGTCTGCGAGTTCACGACCGCGAGCGCCGTTAGAAAAATCGCGAGAGCCACGGCGCGCCGCCTTTTGCCGACCGCCGCGAAAAGCGCCGAGGACACAGCGAAGAGCGCCGCGGCGATAAAGATCGTGCTCGGGCCGTCGAGAATCCCCAGCAGCGGAATCACCGCAACGCACCCCACCGCGGCGCCGGCGAGATCCGCGCCGTAGGTGCGTCCGATCGGATATGGAGATCGCGTGAGGGCGAGCGTGACGACGATGCCCGAGAAGAAAAATGGAATGGACACGGTGATCGCGAGCCGCGCGAAGACGACCACCGCACTCGCCGAGAGCACCATTTCGGGTGCGAGACAGAGCTGGTCGAGCCACGCCACGGCGGTGGCGATCGCCGCGAAATACGCGCTTCGCGACAGATGCTCGTCGAGGCGCTGGGCGTCGAACCTCTCGGGGCGCAAAAAGACGTACAGCGCGCCGAGCGTCATGCCGAACATCGCGAGGCTGATGACGAAGAACGCAAGGTGGTACCAGGAGACGACGGAGAGCATGCGCGTCTGGACGATCTCCAGCGCGAGCGTCGCCCCGGTGGCGACGGCGAGGGCGATGTAAAAACGTCCGGATGATTCGGCGCGGGGCACGACGGCAATCATTCCCTGAAAAAGTCGCGGTATGATCGCCGCGCGCGCGCCCAAGTCAAGCCGCGTCGAGTCGATTCGGGCGCGATCACGATGCGGACGCGATCCGGACCACAACGCGTTCCAACCGATCGCCGGGCAGGCGATACACGATGCGGCGCTCTTCGTCGATCGCGTGCACGTCGGGGCGCGTCCAGATGGCGATCGGTGCGGTCGCTCGCGCGCGGACGAGGCGAACGAGCGCCGATGGATCGGTGACCGCGCGGGCCGTGAAAAGGGAAACCTCGGTCAGATCCGCGTCCTCAAAGCGATCGGCAAAGACGGTGACGTTGCCGAGTTCAAGCGCGCGGCGCGCCTGGGAGAGAAATGCCGCTTTTTTCCCGATCGATTCAACAAGTGTGAAGGCGAGGTCGGGCCGCGCGACGGCGAGGACGAGCCCAGGGATTCCCGCGCCCGATCCGATGTCCATCACGTGTCCACGGGCGGGCAGCAGCGACAAGCCCGCAAGGGCATCGAGCAGGTGGCGCGCCGCAAATTCGTGATCCGACTTCACACGAATCAGATTGATGCGTTCGTTGAATCGGCGCAGCTCGTCGCGATAGCGCGCAAATCTTTCGCCGAGGTCGTCCGGAACGTCGAACGGCGCGGCGCGCGCGACCTCGTCCCACAGCCCCGCGAAATTCGCCTCTGTCGACCAGGGGGGCTTGCCGGGCGCGCTTCGATGGAGCTTCATCGTTCGTCTGGCGCGGGTTTCTTTCGGTCGGGTTTTTCCACCATCTGCATGCGCGCGCGACCGCACGCCGGGCAGATCCACTTGCGTTTCCCGTGAAACACCCGGCGCTCTTCCTTCATCTTGATGCGGCATTTGCGGCAGTGCACGGCCGAAATCTACACCAGCGCCGACCTTCGCGCACCGGTTCGCCGCGCCCCAAAAAAGACACCGGCGAACCCGAAGGCTCGCCGATGCATGTTCGGTGTCGAAATTCGATCAGAGCGGGCGTTTTCCGAGCTTGAACATGTGGCGGATGATGTCGGTCATCGCGCACACGCCGACGGGAATCGCCTTGCCGTCTTTTTCCTCGACGACAATCAGGCGGTGGATGCGCCGCGTGGTCATCATCGTGATCGCGTGCTGCACCGTGTCGGTCTTCGTGATCGTCAGGGGATTCGGCGTCATGAAATCGCGC of Deltaproteobacteria bacterium contains these proteins:
- a CDS encoding ABC transporter ATP-binding protein, with product MTAAVETTKTNGIVTGVLDPPPGKAVIQVRDLVVRYGSATILNGVTFDVYEGEIFVILGGSGCGKSTLLRQIIGLERPYSGQILIDGEDLAQAEGDDRERILRKVGILFQSGALFGSMTLAQNIALPLREYTDLSPDVIDILVRMKLDMVNLHGFENHLPNEISGGMKKRAGLARAMALDPRLLFCDEPSAGLDPISSVELDNMLMQLSKSLGITIVVVTHELASIFTIAQRVIMLDKSVRNIIATGTPEALRDHHTHPFVRDFFNRQSLHTKGA
- a CDS encoding MCE family protein: MSTEAHKFKVGLFVIGGTLILVGALIWLGASKFLSETRLYVTYFDETVQGLEVGSPVKFMGVVVGAVKDIKVAPDGRMIEVVMETDKTMQAEPDMRAQLAMAGITGMKFVEITRAPESAPIAIDFKPTHEYLPARASSTAELFAAVQNVYEKVMGVDFEGISDEVKGSFMSISGRMNDPKIDRLLEALAGTAERVRYLAEKKETENSIDEMEQALGQLRLLVQSLTKQIEAVNLAQTFEGVDLAVSNLNNIIDRMDNEMAAVLINLRRTTDNLARITEKISEDPAQTLLSEPPPERVVSPRGLADEEKPQ
- a CDS encoding membrane integrity-associated transporter subunit PqiC, with the protein product MTRRPAIIPAVVAATIFAFAAGCFNVTRDYQEKFYYQLEYNPPAVSGPAFDTVVVRVGSFQVAPSYQSQKILYSTSKRKRKPYEYHLWIVNPGDMIADLLVRDMIEAKQYRAVVDVRSSINPDYEIEGIIDEIYEKDDNDTWFSVLQMRVILMSHQGGKKSVLFQRNYRESHQAETHTPESVVTAMSAATKILSSKIQADVSAAVADHEAKKASEVAATP
- the rsmG gene encoding 16S rRNA (guanine(527)-N(7))-methyltransferase RsmG, coding for MKLHRSAPGKPPWSTEANFAGLWDEVARAAPFDVPDDLGERFARYRDELRRFNERINLIRVKSDHEFAARHLLDALAGLSLLPARGHVMDIGSGAGIPGLVLAVARPDLAFTLVESIGKKAAFLSQARRALELGNVTVFADRFEDADLTEVSLFTARAVTDPSALVRLVRARATAPIAIWTRPDVHAIDEERRIVYRLPGDRLERVVVRIASAS